A portion of the Bubalus kerabau isolate K-KA32 ecotype Philippines breed swamp buffalo chromosome 1, PCC_UOA_SB_1v2, whole genome shotgun sequence genome contains these proteins:
- the LOC129641550 gene encoding olfactory receptor 6C1-like, with protein MLSITGNLTIITLTLLDAHLQTPMYFFLRNFSLLEVSFTTVSIPRFLATIITGDKTIPFNDCMAQLFFFLFLGVTEFYPLAAMSYDRYIAICKPLHYLTIMNHKVCTLLVLASWLASFLIIFPLVMLFLQLDYCKSNVIDHFSCDYFPLLYLSCTDTKFLEIVGFSCAVFILLFTLALIILSYTYIIRTILRIPSTTQRTKAFSTCSSPMIVISISYGSCIFMYMNPSAKDRVSSSKGVAVLNTSIATMLNPLSIP; from the coding sequence ATGCTCAGCATCACTGGGAACTTGACCATTATCACCCTGACCCTGCTGGATGCCCACCTCCAAAcccccatgtatttcttcctcaGAAATTTCTCCCTATTAGAAGTTTCATTCACAACTGTCAGTATACCCAGGTTCTTGGCCACCATTATTACAGGAGATAAAACCATTCCTTTTAATGATTGTATGgctcagttattttttttccttttcttgggagTCACTGAGTTTTATCCTCTGGCTGCCATGTCCTATGACCGTTACATTGCCATCTGCAAACCGCTGCATTACTTGACCATTATGAATCACAAAGTCTGCACACTGCTTGTCTTGGCCTCTTGGCTGGCTTCATTCTTAATCATATTCCCATTAGTAATGCTCTTCCTACAGCTTGATTACTGTAAGTCCAATGTTATTGACCATTTTAGTTGTGATTATTTCCCCTTATTATACCTTTCTTGTACAGACACCAAATTTCTAGAGATAGTAGGGTTTTCCTGTGCTGTGTTTATTCTCTTGTTCACTTTAGCATTAATAATTCTGTCCTACACATATATCATCAGAACAATTTTGAGGATCCCTTCTACCACTCAGAGGACAAAGGCCTTTTCCACCTGTTCTTCCCCCATGATTGTCATCTCCATCTCTTATGGCAGCTGCATTTTCATGTATATGAATCCATCAGCAAAGGACAGGGTGTCTTCGAGCAAGGGAGTAGCTGTGCTAAACACCTCCATAGCTACCATGCTGAACCCTTTATCTATACCCTAA